In Buchnera aphidicola (Eriosoma grossulariae), a genomic segment contains:
- a CDS encoding YchE family NAAT transporter: protein MQFFFLDFSAYIKFFINLFALVNPVGMIPIFMSMTINQTTSERNKTNFKANFSSAIILIITLFVGDYILNIFGISINSFRIAGGILIIMIAMSMINGKLIKEMEQKQKLNDDKTVYKDISIVPLATPLIAGPGAISSTIVWSNYYSQWNNLFCCCLLIIFFSFFCWLLFRTGPAVVHLLGKTGINVLTRIMGLLLMSLGIEFITIGIKSTFHFLM from the coding sequence CAATTTTTTTTCCTAGATTTTTCTGCTTATATAAAATTTTTCATTAATTTATTTGCATTAGTTAATCCTGTTGGAATGATTCCAATTTTTATGAGTATGACGATTAATCAAACTACATCAGAAAGAAATAAAACTAATTTCAAAGCAAATTTTTCTTCAGCAATCATTTTAATAATTACATTATTTGTTGGTGATTATATATTAAATATTTTTGGAATTTCTATTAATTCTTTTAGAATAGCTGGTGGAATATTAATTATTATGATAGCGATGTCTATGATTAATGGAAAATTAATTAAAGAAATGGAACAAAAACAAAAATTAAATGATGATAAAACTGTATATAAAGATATTTCTATTGTACCGTTAGCTACTCCTTTAATAGCGGGACCTGGTGCTATTAGTTCGACTATTGTTTGGAGTAATTATTATTCTCAATGGAATAATCTTTTTTGTTGTTGTTTGTTAATTATATTTTTTTCTTTTTTTTGTTGGTTATTATTTAGAACTGGTCCTGCTGTAGTACATTTATTAGGAAAAACAGGAATAAATGTTTTAACTAGAATTATGGGTTTATTGCTTATGTCTTTAGGTATAGAATTTATAACTATCGGTATAAAATCTACATTTCATTTTTTAATGTAA
- the lipB gene encoding lipoyl(octanoyl) transferase LipB — MYKKIIIKDLGLTHWKTTFLAMHEFIKNSSSQSIDEIWFLEHYSIFTHGQVKNHDNIINLNNIPLEYSDRGGRITYHAPGQQIVYFLINIKRRNIYPRCLITLLEKLIINTLKYFSIIGYTINNYPGVYVDNKKICSIGLRIKNGYSLHGLALNVNLDLLPFNYIYPCGNQNIKMTMMADYVSNITMHQVKTVLLKQNFF, encoded by the coding sequence ATGTATAAAAAAATTATTATTAAAGATTTAGGGTTGACTCATTGGAAAACAACTTTTCTTGCTATGCATGAATTTATAAAAAATAGTAGTTCTCAATCTATAGATGAAATTTGGTTTTTAGAACATTATTCTATTTTTACTCATGGTCAAGTAAAAAACCATGATAATATAATTAATTTAAATAATATACCTCTGGAGTATAGTGATAGAGGTGGAAGAATTACATATCATGCTCCAGGACAACAGATAGTATATTTTTTAATTAATATTAAACGTCGTAATATATATCCTCGTTGTTTGATTACTTTATTAGAAAAATTAATTATTAATACATTAAAATATTTTTCAATTATAGGTTATACAATAAATAATTATCCTGGTGTATATGTAGATAATAAAAAAATTTGTTCTATTGGATTAAGAATAAAAAATGGATATTCTTTACATGGTTTAGCACTGAATGTAAATTTAGATTTGTTGCCATTTAATTATATATATCCTTGTGGAAATCAAAATATAAAAATGACTATGATGGCAGATTATGTTTCTAATATTACGATGCATCAAGTTAAAACTGTTTTATTAAAACAAAATTTTTTTTAA
- the lipA gene encoding lipoyl synthase: MVLNSINKKNDLSKYIDIENISIKNDILQKPNWIKVKLPVKTKKIKKMQDILKKNKLNSVCEEAQCPNFFECFNKGTVTFMILGSICTRRCPFCAVKSGRPMLIDPNEAINLAHVIKQIKVNYVVLTSVARDDLHDGGSGHFSDCILQIRQINDIKIEILVPDFRNCQNIALKNIGQSLPDIFNHNLENVPRLYKQVRPGANYKSSLKLLFEFKKLYPNIKTKSGLMLGLGESNAEIIQVMKDLYSNGVDMLTIGQYLRPSRLHLPVIRYVSVSEFDEIKKEALSIGFTNVFCGPLVRSSYHAYEQTKIFNNDK, encoded by the coding sequence ATTGTATTAAATTCGATTAATAAAAAAAATGATTTATCTAAATATATTGATATTGAAAATATTTCTATAAAAAATGATATTTTGCAAAAACCTAATTGGATAAAAGTAAAATTACCAGTTAAAACTAAAAAAATTAAAAAAATGCAAGATATTTTAAAAAAAAATAAATTAAATTCTGTATGTGAAGAAGCACAATGTCCAAATTTTTTTGAATGTTTTAATAAAGGCACTGTTACATTTATGATTTTAGGATCTATTTGTACTAGGCGTTGTCCATTTTGTGCAGTGAAATCAGGTAGACCGATGTTAATTGATCCAAATGAAGCAATAAATTTAGCTCATGTTATTAAGCAAATAAAAGTTAATTATGTAGTGTTAACATCTGTAGCAAGAGATGATTTACACGATGGAGGATCTGGTCATTTTTCTGATTGTATTTTACAAATCCGTCAAATTAATGATATTAAAATTGAAATTTTAGTACCAGATTTTAGGAATTGTCAAAATATAGCTTTAAAAAATATTGGACAATCATTACCAGATATTTTTAACCATAATTTAGAAAATGTTCCAAGATTATATAAACAAGTAAGGCCAGGTGCAAATTACAAATCTTCTTTAAAATTATTATTTGAATTTAAAAAATTATATCCAAATATCAAAACTAAATCTGGATTAATGTTAGGTTTAGGAGAAAGTAATGCAGAAATTATTCAAGTAATGAAAGATTTATATTCTAATGGTGTAGATATGTTAACTATTGGTCAGTATTTACGTCCTAGTAGATTACATTTACCAGTCATTCGTTATGTTTCTGTTTCGGAATTTGATGAAATTAAAAAAGAAGCATTATCTATTGGATTTACTAATGTATTTTGCGGACCTTTAGTTAGGTCATCGTATCATGCTTATGAACAAACTAAGATATTTAATAACGATAAATAG
- the pyrF gene encoding orotidine-5'-phosphate decarboxylase: MLQFDSVKKTKIIVALDYSSKNETMKLVNILDPSLFYLKIGKAMFTRFGLKLIHDLHKLKFKIFLDLKFHDIPNTVFSSVQAAADLGIWMISVHISGGINMLNSAKLALKSFTHNAPMLVGITVLTSLNNHDLKTIGIFHSLHKQIFLLANLAKKCCLDGIVCSGLEAKNIKQQFGNSLKVISPGIRLSGSSNNDQNQIITPELAKKFFIDYIVIGRPVTLSKNPISILDHLNSIL, from the coding sequence TTGTTACAATTTGATTCAGTAAAAAAAACAAAAATTATAGTAGCTTTAGATTATTCTAGTAAGAATGAAACAATGAAATTAGTAAATATTTTAGATCCATCTTTATTTTATTTAAAAATAGGTAAAGCAATGTTTACTCGTTTTGGATTAAAATTAATACATGATTTACATAAATTAAAATTTAAAATTTTTCTTGATTTAAAGTTTCATGATATTCCAAACACTGTTTTTTCATCCGTTCAAGCGGCAGCAGATTTAGGTATATGGATGATTAGTGTACATATTTCAGGTGGAATAAATATGCTTAATTCAGCTAAATTAGCATTAAAAAGTTTTACTCATAATGCTCCAATGTTAGTAGGTATTACAGTATTAACAAGTTTAAACAATCATGATTTAAAAACTATTGGTATTTTTCATTCATTACATAAACAAATTTTTTTATTAGCTAATTTAGCAAAAAAATGTTGTTTAGATGGTATAGTGTGTTCAGGTTTAGAAGCTAAAAACATTAAACAACAATTTGGAAATAGTTTAAAAGTTATTTCTCCTGGTATTCGTTTATCTGGTTCATCAAATAATGATCAAAATCAAATTATTACACCAGAATTAGCTAAAAAATTTTTTATTGATTATATAGTTATAGGTAGACCAGTGACTTTGTCTAAAAATCCAATATCTATATTAGATCATTTAAATTCTATATTATAA
- the ribA gene encoding GTP cyclohydrolase II, giving the protein MSLEKIKEEAILPTPWGKFILIGFKENTKIEKNHVALIYGKILNNTNPILVRVHSECLTGDALFSLRCDCGFQLKKSMKMIASLGKGIIIYHRQEGRNIGLLNKIKAYSLQDTGLDTVEANHKLGFLADERNFSVCADILNNLNIKDIFLLTNNPLKVIAMKKLGINVIKRVSLIVGRNINNSIYLDTKEKKMGHCLKKNIQ; this is encoded by the coding sequence ATGTCTCTCGAAAAAATAAAAGAAGAAGCTATATTACCAACTCCATGGGGAAAATTTATTTTAATAGGTTTTAAAGAAAATACGAAAATTGAAAAAAATCATGTTGCTTTAATATATGGAAAAATTTTAAATAATACAAATCCTATATTAGTTAGAGTACATTCTGAATGTTTAACAGGTGATGCGTTATTCAGTTTACGTTGTGATTGTGGTTTTCAATTAAAAAAATCTATGAAAATGATTGCTTCTTTAGGTAAAGGAATTATTATATATCATCGACAAGAGGGAAGAAATATTGGATTATTAAATAAAATAAAAGCATATTCTTTACAAGATACTGGATTAGATACTGTAGAAGCTAATCATAAATTAGGTTTTTTAGCAGATGAAAGAAATTTTTCAGTATGTGCAGATATTTTAAACAATTTAAATATAAAAGATATATTTTTATTAACTAATAATCCTTTAAAAGTTATTGCTATGAAAAAATTAGGAATTAATGTAATTAAAAGAGTTTCTTTAATTGTAGGCAGAAATATTAATAATTCTATTTATCTCGACACAAAAGAAAAAAAAATGGGACATTGTTTAAAAAAAAATATTCAATAA
- the cls gene encoding cardiolipin synthase — protein MKNCYIFFSWIIFLGYWLLITSITIKILIKNKTRHSAITWLLIIYVIPLLGIFMWFCFDEPYIRKTKIKLINKIWNQNNQWIKKIKSYKNILKNKNSKVAGPLFQLCKNRQGLSGITNNQLQLLTNSKDIIKILIKDIYLAKKNIEMVFYIWTPGGLADEVAKALISSAKRGIFCRLMLDSAGSIEFFRSKWVHIMRHAGIHIVEALKINFFRTFFERVDLRQHRKIILIDNYITYIGSMNLVDPTVLKKKNRLGQWIDLMTRIKGPIATTIGIVYSCDWELETGKKILPEIPEDNHKFNNNNKDIAIQIIASGPGFPEHMIHQSFLIAIYSAQKQLIITTPYLVPSDDLLNAICTASQRGVEVIIIIPKYNDSILVQWASRSFFSELLESGVKIYQFEKGLLHSKSILVDKQLSLIGTANLDMRSLWLNFEITLVIDDSIFGNNLASVQYEYINHSKLLDAKQWLMRSYWKRIVEKIFYFLSPLL, from the coding sequence ATGAAGAATTGTTATATTTTTTTTTCTTGGATAATTTTTTTAGGATATTGGTTATTAATTACTAGTATTACAATTAAAATTCTTATTAAAAATAAAACAAGACATTCAGCTATAACATGGTTATTAATTATTTATGTAATTCCATTATTGGGTATTTTTATGTGGTTTTGTTTTGATGAACCATATATAAGAAAAACAAAAATAAAATTAATTAACAAAATCTGGAATCAAAATAATCAATGGATTAAAAAAATTAAATCATATAAAAATATTTTAAAAAACAAAAATAGTAAGGTTGCTGGACCATTATTTCAATTATGCAAAAATCGCCAAGGATTATCTGGTATTACAAATAATCAATTACAATTATTAACAAACTCTAAAGATATTATAAAAATTTTAATTAAAGATATTTATTTAGCAAAAAAAAATATTGAAATGGTATTTTATATTTGGACACCTGGCGGATTAGCAGATGAAGTGGCGAAAGCATTAATATCATCTGCTAAAAGAGGTATTTTTTGTAGATTAATGTTAGACTCTGCAGGTAGTATAGAATTTTTTAGAAGCAAATGGGTTCACATTATGCGTCATGCTGGTATACATATTGTAGAAGCTTTAAAAATTAATTTTTTTAGAACATTTTTTGAAAGAGTTGATTTAAGACAACACCGAAAAATAATACTTATTGATAATTATATTACATATATAGGTAGTATGAATTTAGTTGATCCAACAGTACTGAAAAAAAAAAATAGACTAGGTCAATGGATTGATTTAATGACTAGAATAAAAGGTCCAATAGCTACTACTATAGGAATAGTATATTCTTGTGATTGGGAATTAGAAACAGGGAAAAAAATCTTACCTGAAATACCAGAAGATAATCATAAATTTAACAATAATAATAAAGATATAGCAATTCAAATTATAGCATCTGGTCCAGGGTTTCCTGAACATATGATTCATCAATCATTTTTAATTGCTATATATTCTGCTCAAAAACAATTAATTATTACTACACCTTATTTAGTACCTAGTGATGATCTATTAAATGCCATTTGCACTGCTTCTCAAAGAGGAGTAGAGGTGATTATAATAATTCCAAAATATAATGATTCTATATTAGTACAATGGGCCAGTCGATCTTTTTTTAGTGAATTACTTGAATCTGGAGTAAAAATATATCAATTTGAAAAAGGATTATTACACAGTAAAAGTATATTAGTTGATAAACAACTTAGTTTAATTGGTACGGCAAATTTAGATATGAGAAGTTTATGGTTAAATTTCGAAATTACTTTAGTAATTGATGATAGTATTTTTGGAAACAATTTAGCATCTGTACAATATGAATATATTAATCATTCAAAATTATTAGATGCAAAACAATGGTTAATGCGTTCTTACTGGAAAAGAATTGTAGAAAAAATTTTTTATTTTTTAAGTCCTTTATTATAA
- the yciA gene encoding acyl-CoA thioester hydrolase YciA, which produces MKNKQQMPQGEMVLRTLAMPKDTNAHGDIFGGWIMSQMDMGGAILAKEIAKGRVVTVSVNGMVFLKPVNVGDVVGCYAKCIKIGNSSITIHVEVWIKKITSVPIGYFYRATEAVFIYVAIDENGEPKLLSKK; this is translated from the coding sequence ATGAAAAATAAACAACAAATGCCTCAAGGTGAAATGGTATTAAGAACACTAGCAATGCCTAAAGATACTAATGCTCATGGGGATATCTTTGGAGGTTGGATTATGTCCCAAATGGATATGGGGGGAGCTATTTTAGCGAAAGAAATAGCGAAAGGAAGAGTAGTAACAGTTAGTGTAAATGGTATGGTATTTTTAAAACCAGTAAATGTAGGTGATGTTGTTGGATGTTATGCTAAATGTATTAAAATTGGAAATAGTTCAATTACTATTCATGTTGAAGTTTGGATTAAAAAAATTACTTCTGTACCTATAGGTTATTTTTATCGTGCTACAGAAGCTGTTTTTATTTATGTAGCCATTGATGAAAATGGAGAACCAAAATTATTATCTAAAAAATAA